The genomic interval TGCCCTGTTCTGGCATTTTTGAGTGTATGTCTGGCAATATCACGGATATTACGCTGTTTGCTTGCATTTATTTTAGAGCCGGCACCTAAATCCTGCACCGTTATTCTTTCTGTAGAGGTAAGCAGGGTTTGGCGCAGGGCTTCAATTTCATCAAATACGTAATACCTGGATTTGTTTTGAATGACTTGTGTATACAATTCAAATACAAAGGGCGAGTGTATCCCATGTTCATTAGTAGACCGAAGCAAAAACAGCAGGTAGCGGAGGAGCAAAAAAGAATGGACAGATTAAGCAGTAAACTTATAAACAGCGCAATGTATTACAGTTAGTAAAATACACTCTTTTATTACATGACTTAGTTAAGCTTGTAAGGAACCACCATTACAAATTCAGGTATACGGGCCTGAAAGGTTTTTCCATCTACTACCCGTTCCATCAGATAGGTACCATTCATTTTTCCTATGCCTGTTTTAAGGTTACAGCCGGAAATATATTCATGCGTTTCGCCTGGTTCGAGTACTGGTTGCTGCCCTACTACACCTTCGCCTTCCACTTCCCTAACCGTTCCATTGGCATCATGAATGAACCAGTGCCTCCTTAATAATTGTACGGTATATTCACTGCAATTTTCTATGCTAATCTTATATGTAAAAACATAATGAGACTGAACAGGGCTTGAATATTCAGGTTGATATTCCGTTGCCACCGTCACTTTTACCCCTTGTGTAATCTCAGTAATCATAATTCGCTCAGGAATGGTAATGTTTTGTAAACGACTAAATTTAACGATAAGTTTTTGGTATCCCAACGATTTTTAATAAAAAAGCGTCAGCAAACGCTTTGCAATAATACAAGATATTAGATATAATTGAACAAAAATATTACATGGATATTAAAATAGAAAATTCCTGGAAACAACGGCTCGCACTGGAGTTTGAAAAAACCTATTTTCAAAACCTGATCACCTTTGTAAAACAAGAATACGCCACACAAACTGTTTATCCTCCCGGAAGTAAAATATTTTATGCTTTCGATGCCTGTCCTTTCGACCAGGTGAAGGTAGTTATTATCGGGCAAGACCCTTATCATGGAGCAGGGCAGGCACATGGACTGGCTTTTTCGGTAAATGATGGCGTTACTAAACCTCCTTCGCTCATCAATATTTTTAAAGAATTGCATGATGACCTGGGAAAACCAGTACCCAAATCCGGCAACTTATCCAGGTGGGCAGAGCAGGGAGTGCTTTTGCTGAATGCTACTTTAACTGTACGGGCTAATACACCAGGTTCGCACCAGGGAAAAGGCTGGGAAGAGTTTACAGATGCTGCCATCAAGGCGCTTTCCAACGAAAAATCAGGAATAGTATTTTTGCTGTGGGGAGCCTATGCCCAGAAAAAAGGAGCCATCGTAGATGCCAAAAAGCACTATGTGTTAAAAGCCAAACACCCTTCCCCAATGGCAGCCAAATACGGCGGCTGGTTTGGAACCAAACATTTCAGCCAAACTAATGAATATCTGCGCTCTCAGGGCAAACCGGAAATAGACTGGTAATAGGCAGCATAATAATAGGCAGCATAAGAAGTAATAGTCTGGAAATTGGAAAAAATTGGATTAATTTGTGCAGTAAATAATTTAACTATTTACTGATTTCTATCTTCCAATTTCAAACCTCATACGCCAATGAAACAATACGGTTTATTGTTGTTTTTGTTATTCTTGTCTGTAAGTATCCATGCGCAGACTGCTAATGTATTAACACCGCAAGAAAAAAAGGAAGGATGGAAGCTGTTGTTTGATGGTAAAACCCTGAAAGGGTGGCATACTTACGGAGCAAAAGGAGTAGGTAGTGCCTGGCGGATTGATGGCGATGCTTTACAATTGTATGTACCTGCCCGGGCAGGCAACAAAACAAAAGATGGCGGCGATATTGTAACGGATGAGGTGTTTGCCGGAGACTTTGAGTTTAAAATTGACTGGAAAATAACCAAACTTGCCAATAGCGGTGTATTCTTGTTTGTGACCGAAGATCCAAAGTATGAACACGCCTATACCACAGCTGTAGAAGTACAGGTGACTGATAATGGCATTTATGGCGATGGCGCTGATAATAACCGCCGAGCAGGCGACTTGTTTGGCATTGCCAGTTCACGCATCCGTATGCCCAATCCGGTGGGCGAATGGAACCACATGCATGTAATTTTGAAAAAGGGTATGCTGAATGTTTTCCTCAACGATATTCAAATCCACGAAATCCAGCTGAACGGCAAAACCTGGCAGGAAGCCCTTGCCAAAAGTGGCATCAGCCAGTCACCTATCAGCAAAGGGGTATTTGCCGGACGTATCGGCCTTCAGGACTGGGGCAGCCAGGCTTGGTATAAGAACATCAAAATACGGCCTTTATAATCTCTGGTCCTTCATAATTTGGTGTTGCTATGTATGATACAATTCAGGGATGGTACATAGCCACTTTTATACAAACATTTCGGTGATATTATTACGGGTATATGATTTTTGTTGCTTGCAATATACTTTTTATGCTAGTATAATTCTGTAGCGGCTGGTGCTATCATTGGGTAAAAATGCTAAACCGGCTAGTGGTAATAAATATTAACTATAGCTACACAGAAGAAGTTTATCTCAGCAGTATCGAAAATAGTATCTTCTCACTACACTGGAAACTTCTCAATTAGTAGTTCTGATATATTTATTACAAAGTACATATATCTGGCATTTTCGTATGATTCCTAAAATTATTCATCAGACGTACAAGACCAAAGATCTTCCGGAAGATCTCATGCGATGGCATCAGAAAATGATTGCCCTTCATCCGCAATGGCAGGTATATCTCTGGACAGATGAGGATAATCTGAGATTGGTGGAAGAACATTTTCCGCATTTGCTGGACATATATAATAAACTGCCCTATAATATTATGCGGGTAGATATGGTCAGGTATATGTATATGGTAATATACGGAGGTGTTTACCTGGACCTGGATTATGAACTATTCAGTCCACTCGACGAAATTACCCACAGCCATGAATTAATTTTACCCTTGTCCCGTGAGCAGCAAGGCAAAGACTTTTATCAAACCCATACCATCATTGGCAATTGTATTTTTGCGTCTGCACCTGGCCATCTGTTCTGGTACGATATACTGGATGCTTTTCATAGACATCCGCCGGTTGAGCAGTTCTCCAATAAAATAGATATTCTTAAACTGACAGGTCCTGAATTTATTACCAGAATATATTTTCAGAACCCAGGAAAATATCTTGCTTTCCTGCCAAAGAAAAATATTTTTCATCCGGATATATCTTATGCAACCCACCCGGATTATGAAAAGGAACTTTCTGAAAAAGGAACCCTGGGTCTGCATCATTGTAAGGAGAGCTGGCTAAAGGAAAATAATACCATCAGCAACATAATGGCCAGAGCTGTATCTTCTTTTAACCGGCGTATTCGATTCTTTATGGGTTAGTATTTTGCACTACAAACTTACTCCTAAAGCCCATTCCACACAATCAGCTGTTCCGAAGTGCGTTTTCAGCAGCATAGCCGCAAATAATTTTCTGGAGAAATAATATTTTAATCCAAACCGCTGGTAAACCCTGGTATCGATTTTCTGATAAGGATTGTACACATATACGCCTAGTTGTGTGAGCATAGATACCCTTCCTATAAACAATTCATGCCCGAAGGTAAGCCCGGCTCTTTTAAAATCAGGAATATGCAGGCTGTCAATATCAGGGTCCTGGCGTATTACTTGCCGGAGAGCCGTATTATAAAAACCATCTACGCCTATATTCAGGGCACTTTTCTGATTCAACCGCTTATTGACATACATGGATATGGTGCCGCCAGGATATTTTTTACCTCCAGGCAACTTGATTTCTTTAAAGAAAAACGCACCGGAAATATTAAGACTCACACTACCGGGTGTAGGTTGCCCTGGAAGTGAATCCGGCAAAGTCTGCATTTGAAGCTGCCTGGGCTGGTAGCTGATCCCCACTTTTAGAGCCGGAATATTTACGCCTGAATTGGGTAGCTTAAATGCCCCATTTGAAAAATGAGTAAGGGTAACTCCAGTTCTTAGTTGCCATTTCCTGTGTATGCGGTAGGTCCAGGCTAGTTCGCCCTGCATACCAAACATCACCCGTCCGCTTAAAGCCGTATTCTGAAAGTTTGTCTCTGCATCATATGGATTAGTTATATAGGCCAGGCCAGTACCGATTTTTAGCCGCAGGGCAGAGGAATTACCTTTTAACAGGGCTTTGTCTACATACGTGAAAGCATACATAGCTTTTCCCAGAATAGGGTTGCGGAAGTCATATAAACCTATCGCATATCCCACTTCAGGAAATCGGTAACTATGGTGCCAGGTTTTGCTTCCATCGGTAATGCGGTTCAGGTTTATTTCTATGGCATAGGGATGGCTTTGAGCCAGGTGCCCAATAGATTCTGTATGCTTGAGAATGAAGCCGTAATAAGTATGTATGCCTAAGGCAAAAGTCTTTGTTTTTTTAGGAAGATTTTGTGCAGTTCCCGGTTGAATGCCGGCGAAAAAAGTCAGTATGGGAATTAAACAAATAAGCGCTATTTTGCTGGTCAGGTAATGCATTTAACTCTGGGATTATTCAAAAATAATAAAAAAATAATATGGAACTCAAAGACAAGGTAGCAGTAGTTACTGGTGTAAGTAAAGGGATAGGTTTATCGGTAGCCCGGAGGTTCCTGGAAAAGGGCTTAAAAGTAGCCGGATGGAGCCGTACTGCCCCTGATCTTTCACTTCCTGATTTTAAGTTTTATCCGGTTGACCTGCGTAATTTTGAGTCGATAGAAAATGCATTTAACGCAACCTTACAGGATTTTGGAACTGTATCTGTGCTGATCAATAACGCCGGTGTAGGCTATGCCGGAAAAATGGATGAAATGCCGGTAAGCCAGTGGATGGAAATGTTCGACCTGAATGTACATGCCTTGTATTATTGTTCCAGATTAGCTATTCCTGTAATGAAGCAGCTGAAAGAAGGCCATATTATTAATATTGCTTCTGTGGCTGCCTTGGAAGGCAAGGAAGACTGGGTAGGCTATTGCGGCAGTAAATACGCCGTCCGGGGTATCTCGCAGAGTTTGTATAAAGAAGTGCGCAATTATGGCATTAAAGTAACTTGTATCTTTCCGGGAGCGGTAAATACGCATTTTTTCGACCAGAATGAACTAATGAAAGCCCACCCTAATATGATGAACCCCGATGACCTGGCCATTACTTTAGTTGATCTGCTTCAGACCAGTGGAAACTGTCATCCGGTAGAATTAGAAATCCGCCCTTTGTTGCCCCGGAATTAGTTTCTGTAATTCTATACAGGTATTTTACTTTTTCGCCGGTTTCTTTAAATTGATAAGTAAGTTGGGGATTGTTATGTTACAGCAAAGAAACAGACATACTATGTTGAAAAGATTGCATTTGCTAGGAATGCTTGTGCTATTTCTTGTTCTCAATTGCTGCCAGAGAGAAAAAACAGAGCCGGTGGTATACCGGGTGCCTGCCGATGTAGAAAAATATGTGCAGCGTTTTCTGGAAGAAGCCAGCTTACGGAATCGCCCCATGGAAATTACAAACCTGATTATGGAATTTGCTGAAATCGATTCGACTATTATTCAGGAAGATGCCCAGGTATGTGCTGCCTGCAGGCAGACAAAAGACCATCCGGAAAGGCAAAAAACAATCACTATCAATACAAAAATAAATTGCTGGCAATTCCTGACTGATCAGGCCAGGGAAGCATTGGTTTTTCATGAACTGGGCCATTGTGTGCTGCAGCGAAGAGGACATAAGGATAGCTTACTTCCAAATGGTGATTATGCCAGCCTGATGAACAGCAAAGTTTCTAATATGTACGAAAGCTGCGTATACGATATTGGCGGGGGACCTTGTAACAAGCTTTTCAAAAGGCAGTATTACCTGGATGAATTATTCAATGAAAACACTCCTGTTCCTGATTGGGCAAAATAAAATGATAATTATCTAATCTTCTCCTGACTGACCTACATGAAAGTAATTGGCGTAGTTCTGTTTGTGGCTGTACTGGCTGCTTGTCAACCCAACTCTAAACAATTAGATCTGATAAGTCACTGGCATGTACATTACCCGGATAGCATGTTTGGAACCTGGGACATACTCGATACCTCTCAGATTATTATTGATAAACATAGATTTTGGGGATATTATCATACAATAGGATATTGGCATATGAATAGTGAAGTTGCCAATAGTGATACTATACGAGTTGCTTATAATTCTCACTCGTATAGCGACTTTACTTACAAATACCAAAACGATACACTTTTCCTTTCAGACAAATCTTATGCGATAAAAATAGATACAAACCAATGTAATTTACCAGAGGAATTCTTTGGAGACTTACATGTTGCTATTGAATTGCCTAGTTCAGGAGAAACAAAGGAGCTAACTGAAGAAGAGAACCGAAGGTCTCTTTTTTTACATATGTATATTGGCAAACCCAAGCCATATGTAAAAAAAATTCCAAAAGATACTTTTCTGATAGAGGTGGTGAGAGGTGATTTCTTTATTGATTATACAGGCATCCAGGAATTTGTAGAAGTGGAAAAAGCCATGCTTCCATCTGCGGAAAGAGATAGTATAACAGTCGCTTTTAGTGTACATAAACAAGCGCCTGCCCATATGGTAGATAGTATCGAACAAATTATTAATTGGGATTATCCGCCTCTAAAAATAATTTATGCTTGCCTTCCTGGAGAAAAGCAATATGTAAAAGAATCTGTGTTTACCAGCCTGAAAAATGAGTTTGCAAAACCGGCTGATCAGTGTACAGCTATTGTTGTTTTTGATGTGACTGAAGCAGGGCAGGTAAGATGGGCACTGAAAGAAAATGCTAACGAGAATCTCATCTATTATTCGCTGGAGGAAGCAGAAAGCACCGAAAGGCTGAGGAGTTTATGGCAGAAAGCAAAAACGAATAAACAAAAGCCAGGAATTGCATTCTCCTTTGCTCATAAGGCAACTTTTCAGGATTATATCACGGCACAAACGACAATCAAACGGGCTTTGAAGGAAATTTCTTTGTAATAAACTCAATAAAAGTATTCATAACCCCCTCTGAAAAGAAGGGAAGGGGTGTGTAAAATATTAAAACTAAGGCTCTACTTTTACACCCCGCCAGAAAGCAATATATCCTTTAATCTGGCTGGCTGCTTCTTTCGGATTGGGATAATGCCAGGCAGCATCTTTATTTTCTTTTCCGTTGGCTTTGATACTATAGTAAGAAGCTTCTCCTTTCCAGGGGCAATGAGTATGGGTAGAACTGTCTGCTAACAATTCCTGATTTACGGCCTGAGGTGGAAAATAATGATTTCCTTCTACTACAATGGTATCGTTGCTTTCTGCAATAATGGTCTGGTTCCAGATGGCTTTCATAGTTTATAAATGATGTAAATAAGTTAACACGGCTCAAAAGAGGTTTGTTTGATAAATAACTTACTTTTTAAAATAATCCAGAAGTTCCTGCTTATATAAGCTTCCAATAGGAATCTGATTGTCGTTGGAAAGAACAACTGCGTCTGCTTTGATAATCTTAATATGATCGGCAGCCACAATATAGGAACGGTGAACCCGTATGAATTTGTCACCCAGATTCTCCTGCATGTCTTTCATGGTTTCGTGCATCAAATATACTTTGGCAGGAGTAACAATTTTTACATAATCTTTACCGCCCTCTATATACAATACCTCTTTCTGACTTACTTTCAACATTCCTTTATAGTCTTTAATGAGCAGGAATTTTTCCTCTGCAAATCCTAGTTTCTGCCAGTCACCGGTAAAAGGGTTAGCGGATGGGTTGTGGGGGTGTCCATTGGTAATAAATGGTTTCGTTTACCTGGAAAGCCCCTTCCAGTCGGGCGGTTTCAAAGAAGTTGGTTTTGAAGTGATAACAGTTTACCCAGTCAATCGGCCATTTCTCCCGAAGGATTTTTGTCATGCGGATTTGTCCGTCGAGCAGAGAATATGCCCGGTCAATAGATCCAATGGTTTGTTTCAGGCATTCATCTGTTTGCCTGGGAGTATTTTCGTCTAAGGCATAGGTTAAATATTGATCGTCTTTTTTGAGAGCCAGCAGCTGATTGGTACAGATTATTTCTGCTTTTTCCAGGTTGTAATCTGTCATGAGCTGTCCGCCCTGGGCAATCAGGCCATTATCGGTAAAGGAACGCATGAAAAAAATACCTTTGTTAAGGCCTTTGTTCCACTGTTTATCTTCTATGAGTAAGCGGAACCCAATGTGCCGGTAGTTAAAATGCAGACTTTCCGGCAGAAAATCAGGATGCATGTGCTTGAGATCAACATTGACCATAGATATCATCGCCCTGCCTTTAAAATCCCTGATCTTCAGTTTCCAGGGAACAAAAGGTTCTACTTCTTCCCGTTCTACAGAAAAATTAATCAGCTTTACCTGATGCAATTCGCCCAGAAAGGTAATCGGAAGTCTTTTTAATAGGTTCATGGCTTTATAAATTGAGTGCATGAATGTGTGATTGAGAGAGTGTGAGGTTAATTTATGTTAGGAAGTACAACCAGAAAGCAGCTGTAATTTGCAGTATCAGAAACCAGCCGATCGTCCAGCCTTGACTGAGCTGGATGTGGCGTACTCTGGAAATATGCTGCCAGAGCATGATGCTGGAACTGATTACCACACTAATGGTCGGAATAAGCGGATATTGATAGGCGGTGAGTGCACTCAAGCAAATACCTGGAAGCAGGATGAATACACCCATTATCATAATTACTCCCAGATGTGCGATGTAGTTGATCCGCTGCCTGGGCTGAAAAGGCAAAGTCACACACAAAGCCATAAGAATTTGGAGTACCCAGCCAGTACCAGCGATACACAGCATATCCATTCCTCCGATGCCAGAAAGGGAAAAATGGCTGAGTGAATCGCCAAACGCATAGGTAATTACACTAGCGATGCTTACCGCTAAAGCAATAAAATACAGGCGGTACCGGAGGCTGAAATCAGGCGCACAATCAAATCCTGAAGCTGGTGTGTGGACCGGAATAATGATACGCCGGTTGTAAGATATAATATTGTAAAATCCTGAAAAGAAGCTGTAAATTGGTTTTATTCGGAGCAGAGTCTTCAGAAATGGAATTTTCTGACTCAATAAAAATACAAGTGCATCCAGGCCATATAATGTTTCGCCACCGGTTAAATCAATCAGCGGAATATGGTGCCTGGAGTGTTGCAAATCCAGTTGCGAAACCTTGTCAGAATCAATAATTTTTGTGAACGGAATCCGGTTATTTTGCTCTAACAGCCCCCATTTAACAAAACCTGTGGTGTACAATTTACAAGCTGGGCATTGGTCATCGTAAATAATCGCTTTGTTGGGTAAAGATATCATATCTCTTATATTTATTAATTATTCAGTAGTTTCAGAAATATTTGAAAGTAATTAACAAAAAAATTATTTCAGCATTTTTAGCAGGATTCCAAAAAACCAGCTTTCATCGGCTTTAATCACTTTGGCCAGAAAATCGTCGGCTTGCCCGGCAAATTTTTGTATACCCTGAATCGACTGGCTGAATGCCTTGTACTGCTCATCCGACGGGTCGCCTTCTACCTTTGACACATCTTCCAGTACTTTGAAAATAGGTTCCAGTTCGCGTTTGCGGCGTTCTTTTGCAATTTGTTTGAATACTTTCCACATGTCTTTCTCCGCAGAAAAAAATTCCCGCCTTTCCCCGGATTTAAATTCTTTGTACAGCAAACCCCAGTCAATCAAAGTACGGATGTTCATATTGGCATTACCCCGGGAAATATTCAACTGCTCCATTACTTCTTCGGTACTTAAAGCATGAGGAGAAATCAGCAGCAAGGCATGAATCTGCGCCATCGTGCGGTTGATACCCCAGTTAGAACCCAGTGTACCCCATGCCTGTATAAATTTTTCCTGTGCTTCCTCTAATTGCATAACCAAAGGTATAATAAATTTCTGAACTTTCAATAATTATTGAAAGATATTTATAATATATTTTGAATGAGTTTTTAAGAGAGAATTACCTTCCTTTCACTTCTTCGGCTACTGGCTTGATCTTCCGGACAATAAAAATACAGATAAGCACGGCTACCATAGAGCAATAACCTACCAGCGGATAATTCATTAATTCACCGGTTGTAGGAGATTCATATACTACCAGTCCGGCCAGAAAAGCAGCAACACCCGCAGCAACAGATTGTACCGACGAATTAATGCTCATAAAACTACCCCGTTGTTGTGGTAACACACTCGAAGTAATCAGCGCCATGGCCGGTACCATACGTCCATTGGTAAAAATAAAGAAGAAGGCAAATACGCTTAAAGCAATAGGAATAGGTGTACGGGAAAGGTTCGTAATAATGGCAATCGGAATCAGCGAAAGTACCGCGGCAATAATGAAAATTCTGGACTTGCCATATTTATCGGAAAGCCTGCCTACAATAATGGAAGAAAAGAAGCTGACCGAACCGCCGGTGAGATAAATATAGGCAAGTTGCGACTGGCTGAATCCCACGTTTTTTACCATATAGGTGCTGAGCAAAGGAATAATTCCAAAACCGGCCATCATCAGCATCATCATTAAGCCTAAGGCCCACAACTGATTTGGGTTGTTCAGTACCTGCGTAATTACCATCATAGGTGACCGGTGTTGCTGGTGTTGTAAATGTTTACGCATAGCAGGTATTGCCTTAAAAGCAGCTACCCATACTACCAGGCTCATGGCTGCCAGTAAGAAGAAGGGGGCATGCCAGTCGAACTGATCGGCGAGAAACAAGCCAAAGGGTACACCAGCTACAGAAGCAATTGCAAAGGAAGCCATTACAATACCCATAGCCCTGCCTCTTCTCTCGGCCGGAATAGTATCTCCTACAATGGCATAAATCAGGGCACCTAAAATACCGCCAAATAATCCGGTAACGGTCCGGGCAGTAAGCAGAAAATAATAATTCGGCGATAAAGCACAGGCAAATGTTCCTAACGTAAAGCCAAAGTATAGCACAATCAGAGCCGTTTTGCGGTCGAAGCGGTCGATGAAGAAAGCGGAAGCAAATCCGGAGATACCAGCACTGAAGGTGTACGCAGATACCAGAAAACTGAACTGCCTGGTTGAAATATCGAACACATCAATCAACCTAGGTCCCAGCGGTACCATAATCATAAAGTCCATGATGTGGGTAAACTGGATTACGGAAAGAATAAATAGTAATAATCTTTCCTGGAAGGTTGAAATTTCAGGTTGCAGAACAGGTTGAGCTGGTGCTTGTATGGAATTCATTCAAAACAGATTTTAGTTGGTCTACCTTACACGAAGGAGAGGCGATATTGCACAACTTCAATCTAAATTAAAAAGTTGTCCCAATGCATTAAATTTTAGTTAAATTCAATGATATATAGAGGAATTTATATTCTCTATAGGAATCTTTATATTGATAATCTAATACCAGTTATTCCTTTCTTCGGATGTATAAATGCTAATGAAGATGTAACAGGTATATTTTTCTCCGTTTCTTATACACTTGTACCATTGGGGTGGGTATTGACACTTTTTACCCGGCCAGAGAGGATACTTTTGTATATGGAAACAATCATCTTATCAACCCAGCTTCCTGTTCTGGAAGAAGTTGAAGCTACAGCCAATACTCAATTTCTCACTTCTCTAACCGACTACTCAGTATACCCGACGGACATACATAATACATTTACTCAGGCATTGCTGCAGGAAATATTTACTTACCAGATGGAAGAGCGGGGGCTATTTGGATGTTTGGATACATATTCAAATAATTAATATAGTTTTTGCATCCAAAAATTAATTGAAGCAGAGGATATGAAAATGCTTCAGGCGATTTATGCTGTGTTTTGAGCGAATTCTTATAGTAGCTTATTCATTGTGCAATCTAATTACTTTCCTCAGGATTGAAGCCGGCTGGCGTATCTAAATTGACCCCTCTGGTATTCCTATTCAATTAAATTGTTAATTTTGGATCAAAAAAAGCATTATGCTCTCTTTGATCCATCTCCAGCTTCTGCCCTTACAAGAACGTGCCCGTTACATTCAGGACTATGGAAATTTAGTAGAAAGCCGTACCGAAGGCGATTATAGCAGTAATTTATACTGGATGAA from Rhodocytophaga rosea carries:
- the apaG gene encoding Co2+/Mg2+ efflux protein ApaG, producing the protein MITEITQGVKVTVATEYQPEYSSPVQSHYVFTYKISIENCSEYTVQLLRRHWFIHDANGTVREVEGEGVVGQQPVLEPGETHEYISGCNLKTGIGKMNGTYLMERVVDGKTFQARIPEFVMVVPYKLN
- the ung gene encoding uracil-DNA glycosylase, which produces MDIKIENSWKQRLALEFEKTYFQNLITFVKQEYATQTVYPPGSKIFYAFDACPFDQVKVVIIGQDPYHGAGQAHGLAFSVNDGVTKPPSLINIFKELHDDLGKPVPKSGNLSRWAEQGVLLLNATLTVRANTPGSHQGKGWEEFTDAAIKALSNEKSGIVFLLWGAYAQKKGAIVDAKKHYVLKAKHPSPMAAKYGGWFGTKHFSQTNEYLRSQGKPEIDW
- a CDS encoding 3-keto-disaccharide hydrolase → MKQYGLLLFLLFLSVSIHAQTANVLTPQEKKEGWKLLFDGKTLKGWHTYGAKGVGSAWRIDGDALQLYVPARAGNKTKDGGDIVTDEVFAGDFEFKIDWKITKLANSGVFLFVTEDPKYEHAYTTAVEVQVTDNGIYGDGADNNRRAGDLFGIASSRIRMPNPVGEWNHMHVILKKGMLNVFLNDIQIHEIQLNGKTWQEALAKSGISQSPISKGVFAGRIGLQDWGSQAWYKNIKIRPL
- a CDS encoding glycosyltransferase family 32 protein encodes the protein MIPKIIHQTYKTKDLPEDLMRWHQKMIALHPQWQVYLWTDEDNLRLVEEHFPHLLDIYNKLPYNIMRVDMVRYMYMVIYGGVYLDLDYELFSPLDEITHSHELILPLSREQQGKDFYQTHTIIGNCIFASAPGHLFWYDILDAFHRHPPVEQFSNKIDILKLTGPEFITRIYFQNPGKYLAFLPKKNIFHPDISYATHPDYEKELSEKGTLGLHHCKESWLKENNTISNIMARAVSSFNRRIRFFMG
- a CDS encoding acyloxyacyl hydrolase, with translation MHYLTSKIALICLIPILTFFAGIQPGTAQNLPKKTKTFALGIHTYYGFILKHTESIGHLAQSHPYAIEINLNRITDGSKTWHHSYRFPEVGYAIGLYDFRNPILGKAMYAFTYVDKALLKGNSSALRLKIGTGLAYITNPYDAETNFQNTALSGRVMFGMQGELAWTYRIHRKWQLRTGVTLTHFSNGAFKLPNSGVNIPALKVGISYQPRQLQMQTLPDSLPGQPTPGSVSLNISGAFFFKEIKLPGGKKYPGGTISMYVNKRLNQKSALNIGVDGFYNTALRQVIRQDPDIDSLHIPDFKRAGLTFGHELFIGRVSMLTQLGVYVYNPYQKIDTRVYQRFGLKYYFSRKLFAAMLLKTHFGTADCVEWALGVSL
- a CDS encoding SDR family oxidoreductase; translation: MELKDKVAVVTGVSKGIGLSVARRFLEKGLKVAGWSRTAPDLSLPDFKFYPVDLRNFESIENAFNATLQDFGTVSVLINNAGVGYAGKMDEMPVSQWMEMFDLNVHALYYCSRLAIPVMKQLKEGHIINIASVAALEGKEDWVGYCGSKYAVRGISQSLYKEVRNYGIKVTCIFPGAVNTHFFDQNELMKAHPNMMNPDDLAITLVDLLQTSGNCHPVELEIRPLLPRN
- a CDS encoding DUF427 domain-containing protein; the protein is MKAIWNQTIIAESNDTIVVEGNHYFPPQAVNQELLADSSTHTHCPWKGEASYYSIKANGKENKDAAWHYPNPKEAASQIKGYIAFWRGVKVEP
- a CDS encoding LytR/AlgR family response regulator transcription factor → MLKVSQKEVLYIEGGKDYVKIVTPAKVYLMHETMKDMQENLGDKFIRVHRSYIVAADHIKIIKADAVVLSNDNQIPIGSLYKQELLDYFKK
- a CDS encoding DUF2071 domain-containing protein codes for the protein MNLLKRLPITFLGELHQVKLINFSVEREEVEPFVPWKLKIRDFKGRAMISMVNVDLKHMHPDFLPESLHFNYRHIGFRLLIEDKQWNKGLNKGIFFMRSFTDNGLIAQGGQLMTDYNLEKAEIICTNQLLALKKDDQYLTYALDENTPRQTDECLKQTIGSIDRAYSLLDGQIRMTKILREKWPIDWVNCYHFKTNFFETARLEGAFQVNETIYYQWTPPQPIR
- a CDS encoding thiol-disulfide oxidoreductase DCC family protein, with the translated sequence MISLPNKAIIYDDQCPACKLYTTGFVKWGLLEQNNRIPFTKIIDSDKVSQLDLQHSRHHIPLIDLTGGETLYGLDALVFLLSQKIPFLKTLLRIKPIYSFFSGFYNIISYNRRIIIPVHTPASGFDCAPDFSLRYRLYFIALAVSIASVITYAFGDSLSHFSLSGIGGMDMLCIAGTGWVLQILMALCVTLPFQPRQRINYIAHLGVIMIMGVFILLPGICLSALTAYQYPLIPTISVVISSSIMLWQHISRVRHIQLSQGWTIGWFLILQITAAFWLYFLT
- a CDS encoding GbsR/MarR family transcriptional regulator; the encoded protein is MQLEEAQEKFIQAWGTLGSNWGINRTMAQIHALLLISPHALSTEEVMEQLNISRGNANMNIRTLIDWGLLYKEFKSGERREFFSAEKDMWKVFKQIAKERRKRELEPIFKVLEDVSKVEGDPSDEQYKAFSQSIQGIQKFAGQADDFLAKVIKADESWFFGILLKMLK
- a CDS encoding MFS transporter; this translates as MNSIQAPAQPVLQPEISTFQERLLLFILSVIQFTHIMDFMIMVPLGPRLIDVFDISTRQFSFLVSAYTFSAGISGFASAFFIDRFDRKTALIVLYFGFTLGTFACALSPNYYFLLTARTVTGLFGGILGALIYAIVGDTIPAERRGRAMGIVMASFAIASVAGVPFGLFLADQFDWHAPFFLLAAMSLVVWVAAFKAIPAMRKHLQHQQHRSPMMVITQVLNNPNQLWALGLMMMLMMAGFGIIPLLSTYMVKNVGFSQSQLAYIYLTGGSVSFFSSIIVGRLSDKYGKSRIFIIAAVLSLIPIAIITNLSRTPIPIALSVFAFFFIFTNGRMVPAMALITSSVLPQQRGSFMSINSSVQSVAAGVAAFLAGLVVYESPTTGELMNYPLVGYCSMVAVLICIFIVRKIKPVAEEVKGR